Part of the Girardinichthys multiradiatus isolate DD_20200921_A chromosome 14, DD_fGirMul_XY1, whole genome shotgun sequence genome is shown below.
GATTCTGTCTCCAGGGACGGAGCCTGAAGGTGGAACCAGCAGCTCCACACGGACATCAGAGGCGGAGCAACAAAGGAGGCGGCCCTGTGAGACCACGCCCCTCATTTTCGAGGCCTTGACGTTGCATAGAAACACTCCGAGAGAGCCTTGCAGCTGCCGaggaaattttatttattatgttctCAATTATTATAAAGAATCTCAGAAAACAGAGAACAAGCTGAGAATGAAAGCCccaaaaaagattattttgtgCATGTTTAACCCTTTACTACATGTACTTGTGGCTTTACCCGTTAGCTTAACTCTGATTAGCTGTTAGCTTTTCTCTAATTTGCAGTTAGCATCTCTGTTCCTCTTCCTTTAAGTagctgttaatgtttttatgagCCGTTGCTAGCATGCTTTATGCCTTGTTCTTGCCGATTTTTGCCCCGATCATCGTGATGACTCTTAACACaatcttatgagatattcctgctgtgtgtgttgtgttaagagtgatctagtctgaTTGGAAGGACGTCTGGACCTCAAATcagggatattcaacatgttggattgacTTGCTCCGACATCGTACCGTGTTTGGTGTTCCCCCACGACAAACGACCATGTAGCCTGTTAAATGAGacgtgtagccaatcagaaaacGACGTGACAGAAACACAGGGcggaattactctgaactcacgttTGGTCTCAAGAGGGTTTGTGAGATTTCCCGtctgaatgtttgtgagtgaaatctgttggGGTATTGCGTGTTGTGCTTCCCGTGTGGCTGGACACCACAAACCGTAGGACCAAACATGTTATatctatgtttttttattgtcacGTGTCTCTCGGGTTTTCAAAAACAGCCACCAATTTGAAAATCCTTCCGTGTGAACCAGAAATACAATTTTCTGACATAACTTGCCATATTTTTATGGTTGTTATTGAAACAAGGAAATACTATTATCtaaatttggaaaacatttgaggataaaattgaattaaatcCCTAAATAAGTGTTGGTTATCATTATATTAGTTATTTAGTTTTATACATTCACCTCGTCGAGATCTTTAACCCCTCCCAGATTGCTGACAACTGTCCGGGGGCAGATTTCTCCCACATCCACCTCCTGAACACTCATGGCTTCAGCCAGTGGATGGCGGCGGATGCTGAGGACTCTTCCAACACGCAGATCCAGACGTGACACATCAATCAGAGACTCCGCCCCCAGAGGGAGAGGGTCTGAGTTGGGACGTGCTAAGAGACGAGAAAAAAAGGTAGTTGTCTTCTAATTTACCTTTAACTTTATTTTGGGCTATACCTACgttttctttctcctcttctcCTCCTGCTTGGTCTGTCTCTGCCCTCTCTCGAGGAAGCAGAGGGAGGAGGACGGTTTGTAGGAACAGCCGCTGTTGCTCCCGAGGGGGAGGCGGGTTCAGTGTCAGGTTTGGTGAGGGCGGGGCTTACACTCTCAGGAGGCGGGGCCTGAGAGAGCAAAGCTTTGGctggaagaaagaaaatatgaagaattagcaggaaataaatgaaagaattCAGTCTGATGTGAGAAACTATATGCCAGTTCatactattatatatatatatatatatatatatatataatgtcaATGATGCACATGCTCCGGTCTAAGATCAGACCTTAAGATGTCCTCAGCCCCCAATAAAAACGTTTTCAAAGCAACTTTGCATAATTTGTTTTGACCTGGTCAGAGTTAAGATGGTTTTTGGGGTCATACTGATGTTAGCATGAGTTACAGATTGGTTATTTTTGGTGTCCATACCGGTCCGTCTCTTCTGCTTTTCCTGCAGTTGACCTCTCAGCTGTTCAATGTCCTTTTTCAGTTTGGCATTTTCAACCAGCAGCTTCTTCTGTTCTCTTACGGATGCCTGCAACACTGCAACAGACAAATGTTCAGTTCCACCACAAGGTGGCGTATTACCTTTCGTAAATACAGTGTGGTGAACATGTATTTATACTATTATAGTAatagtctgaggccatggttctcaaccggaaaagggtggcttgtcctcttcaggttgaagtggagttcctgcctcaagtggaggagttcaagtatctcggggtcttcttcacgagtgagggaagaacggAGCgggacagacggatcggtgcggctgccgcagtaatggggacgttGTGCCgatctgttgtggtgaagagaaagctgacattcctaccctcacctatggccatgaactttgggtgatgaccgaaagaacgagatcccggatacaagcggctgaaatgagcttcctccgtagggtggccgggcactcctttagagatagggtgaggagccatccgggaggggctcggagtagagccgctgctcctccacattgaggggagccagttgaggtggctcgggcatcaataccggatgcctcctggacgccttcctcgggaggtgttccaggcaccacccaccgggaggaggcccaggggacggcccaggacacgctggagggactatgtctctcggctggcctgggaacgccttgtgctccccccggaggagctgaaggaggtgtctggggagagggacgtctgggcgtctctgctgagtctgctgcccccgtgacccggtcccggataagcggaagacgacgagtacaagtagtAATATTTAAGTGAGGTACAACCTGCTAAGAgtcatttaaccaaatatttgtggctgtgtttatttttgagcctgtatgtatagtTCTGAGCCAGTGTagatgagaaaaaactgttgaaaaactGTTAATTTGGCCTTAAAAGCCCAAGAttagtatgacatttttttccATGATAAGTGGATGGAAACTTCTGACCTGACCTGTAACCTGGTCATGTCAAGTAAACTTCCACAGTTTGGGGTCTTACAAGCTTTTTCTCTGCTCAGCAGTGCGTGGGTTTTAAAGTACTCCATGATCTGCTCTCCATCCTCCGGATCCAGTTTCTTCAGAACCGCTTCCAGgctaaaataagaaacaaaaagcccataaaacaaaatgcagcatGAGCTGATTCTGTGAATCCATAATGTTTACAACAATCTTCCAaaaatttattcagtttttgcACATTATTTAAGAATAAATTGTGTTCtcatttaagaaataaacattattttgaggaattttggaaatgtttttaatactaatgaaaacatgaagcGAGTATAAactccaaaaacaaacaaaaacatgttgaaatatcttttttaaaattaaagagaaaatatttaaaggaaTTTAAAGGAGTTTAAAGGAATTTAATCCAGTTGTTGGTCTTTTCCAACAAGTTTGGTCGGACTGAAACACACaagcatccagtcagagacatTTTAAACACTAATGGCACAAACAATATGAGCTACTGTCTAACAGTGTTACGTGATATCACCTAGTCAAACATCATTATTCAAATCAGACAGACATTGATGTCACAGATGACCTGATCAGATGTTTATGTAGACGTTATCTGAGAGGACACTCAGGTTTGCTGCAGAGCTGCACACACGCAGCTAAATGTCAAGAGTTAATGGATGAGAAAcgtttgtcagtcagtcagtcattttctaccgcttattccatagtgggtcgcgggggagctggtgcctatctccaaatGTCAAGAGTTAATGGATGAGAaacgtttgttttttattaaaacgtAAATTAGATGCATGAAAGCGTTTTCTGTTTAACACCTGACGGACAGGTGGACAGGAAGACACACCCATTTATCAGTCAACCTGTACAAAGTTGCTTGAGGTTTAAAACAGCCTCAAATTTTCTTCCTACTGGTCATTAGAAATCAGGACAAAGATGTCTGCCTTATTTTGATGAGAACACGTTGTACGTAAGGTGGAGATATGCCAAGATTGTGTCTTCATTGTCTTACAAAcaaatttattatttaacattttgtcacgttaccaCCTCAAATGTGTGccgtgcatttatattcagctccTTTTACTCTGAGACTCCTAAATAAGATCCAGTACAACCACTGGcctttcagaagtcacctcaGAGTCAGACTGGGAATAATTTAATAGCTTCAGAAAAGCCTGAACCCTGACTGAGCTGAAGCTGACAAGCTTTTCTAGATGTGCAGCAGGTAGAGACGTACCCCAAACAGGTCTGACAGAGGAGCATCGCAGATGAGCCGGGTATAAATTCAGatctttatttgcaaaaaaatgtgacaaatgtggaaaaggggtgtgaatattttactACAATCATATGtgtgtaaaaactaaaaaatcaGTTGGATTTGTTAAAGGTGAGTAGTAAAGGATGGGTTCTCCCTCCACAGATGCGGTGGGC
Proteins encoded:
- the aimp1b gene encoding aminoacyl tRNA synthase complex-interacting multifunctional protein 1, with product MDNVNNPFNPSLEAVLKKLDPEDGEQIMEYFKTHALLSREKALLQASVREQKKLLVENAKLKKDIEQLRGQLQEKQKRRTAKALLSQAPPPESVSPALTKPDTEPASPSGATAAVPTNRPPPSASSREGRDRPSRRRRGERKPRPNSDPLPLGAESLIDVSRLDLRVGRVLSIRRHPLAEAMSVQEVDVGEICPRTVVSNLGGVKDLDELQGSLGVFLCNVKASKMRGVVSQGRLLCCSASDVRVELLVPPSGSVPGDRITFLNYPGEPDRELSSKQKIWELLQPDMQVDTKGVANYKGCGFEVKGKGLCRAPSLTNCTIR